In Halococcus salifodinae DSM 8989, one DNA window encodes the following:
- a CDS encoding ABC transporter ATP-binding protein — protein MNVTDDRTTAATDAGDHEIDRTDSEAVIEARGVTKRFDGDGGGVLSGIDLDVRNGETTVLMGPNGVGKTVLLACLAGGLHPSAGEIRVFGKQPSFAGAQLSFMLQNALAIPELSGRENLEYYADLHPAATGEWRAIAERLDLADDLDRKVRDYSSGMVRKLELAATLSVDVPLYLLDEPTAALDLTTVDRFHALLEERADDGATVVMTSHTPRDARAADRVVFVADGRIVADDGSEALLDGVPPIVRTTARADIEKVRELVRTGRFFEGDAGRRGFLGPDVEAERAAADDGIHIEEPSWTDLFNYYAHVVSDERT, from the coding sequence ATGAACGTGACTGACGATCGAACGACGGCTGCCACGGACGCCGGGGATCACGAGATCGACCGAACCGATTCCGAGGCCGTCATCGAGGCTCGCGGCGTGACGAAACGTTTCGACGGTGACGGCGGAGGGGTTCTCAGCGGGATCGATCTCGACGTCCGGAACGGCGAGACCACGGTACTGATGGGACCGAACGGTGTCGGCAAGACGGTGCTCCTGGCGTGTCTCGCGGGCGGCCTCCATCCGTCGGCGGGCGAGATACGAGTGTTCGGCAAGCAACCTTCGTTCGCCGGCGCGCAGCTCTCTTTCATGCTCCAGAACGCCCTCGCCATCCCCGAACTCTCCGGTCGGGAGAACCTCGAATACTACGCCGACCTCCATCCCGCCGCAACCGGTGAATGGCGAGCGATCGCGGAGCGACTCGATCTCGCCGACGATCTCGACCGCAAGGTGCGGGACTACTCCAGCGGAATGGTTCGCAAGCTCGAACTCGCGGCCACGCTGAGCGTCGACGTGCCGCTCTATCTACTCGACGAGCCGACCGCGGCACTCGATCTCACGACGGTCGATCGGTTCCACGCGCTGCTCGAAGAACGGGCGGACGATGGAGCGACGGTCGTCATGACGAGTCACACACCCCGGGACGCCCGCGCAGCCGACCGAGTGGTCTTCGTCGCGGACGGTCGGATCGTCGCGGACGACGGCTCGGAGGCGCTGCTTGATGGTGTACCGCCGATCGTACGGACGACGGCCCGTGCTGACATTGAGAAAGTCCGTGAGTTGGTTCGCACCGGGCGATTTTTCGAGGGTGACGCCGGCCGCCGCGGATTCCTCGGACCCGATGTCGAGGCCGAGCGGGCCGCAGCCGACGACGGGATACACATCGAGGAGCCGTCGTGGACGGATCTCTTCAACTACTACGCCCACGTCGTGTCGGACGAACGAACCTGA
- a CDS encoding NAD(P)-dependent glycerol-1-phosphate dehydrogenase: MFDKSTWIRLPRNVVVGHGVLSQTTEAVAELHLAGRPLIVTSPTAQEVAGERVVEGFAATGTEPATVVVEEASFGAVERVIETAEAEEAGFLVGVGGGKPIDIAKMASDSLSMGFVSVPTAASHDGIVSGRGSVPEGDTRHSVAAEPPLAVIADTEIIADAPWELTTAGCADIISNYTAVRDWRLANRLQNVEYSEYAGALSRMTAEMLVDNADSIKQGLEESAWVVVKALVSSGVAMSIADSSRPASGAEHLFSHQLDRIAPGAALHGHQVGVGSILTEYLHTGDEGQWRNVRDALARIGAPTTAEDLGIDEADVIEALTTAHGIRDRYTILGNGMNEAAAREVASVTGVV; the protein is encoded by the coding sequence ATGTTCGACAAATCGACGTGGATCCGTCTCCCACGAAACGTCGTGGTTGGCCACGGCGTCCTCTCGCAAACCACTGAGGCCGTGGCCGAGCTCCATCTCGCCGGACGACCCCTGATCGTCACCAGCCCCACAGCTCAGGAAGTGGCCGGCGAGCGTGTCGTCGAGGGGTTCGCCGCCACGGGAACGGAGCCCGCGACGGTCGTGGTCGAGGAGGCGAGCTTCGGGGCAGTCGAGCGGGTGATCGAGACCGCCGAGGCGGAGGAGGCGGGCTTTCTCGTTGGCGTCGGCGGCGGCAAGCCGATCGACATCGCGAAGATGGCGAGTGACTCGCTGAGCATGGGGTTCGTCTCGGTGCCGACCGCCGCGAGCCACGACGGGATCGTCTCGGGGCGTGGCTCGGTTCCCGAGGGCGACACCCGCCACTCGGTCGCCGCCGAGCCGCCCTTGGCGGTGATCGCCGACACCGAGATCATCGCCGACGCGCCGTGGGAGCTGACGACGGCGGGCTGTGCCGACATCATCTCGAACTACACCGCGGTCCGGGACTGGCGACTCGCAAACCGTCTCCAGAACGTCGAATACTCGGAGTACGCGGGTGCACTCAGCCGGATGACCGCCGAGATGCTCGTCGACAACGCCGACTCGATCAAGCAGGGGTTGGAGGAGTCGGCGTGGGTCGTCGTGAAAGCGCTGGTCTCCTCGGGGGTCGCGATGAGTATCGCGGACTCCTCGCGGCCGGCCAGCGGCGCTGAACACCTCTTCAGCCACCAGCTCGACCGAATCGCGCCGGGCGCGGCGCTCCACGGCCACCAGGTCGGTGTGGGTTCGATCTTGACTGAGTATCTCCACACCGGCGACGAGGGCCAGTGGCGGAACGTCCGCGACGCGCTCGCCAGGATCGGCGCACCCACCACCGCCGAGGATCTCGGCATCGACGAGGCCGACGTGATCGAGGCGCTCACGACCGCCCACGGGATCCGGGATCGCTACACCATTCTCGGCAACGGGATGAACGAGGCCGCCGCGCGCGAGGTTGCGAGCGTGACCGGCGTCGTCTGA
- a CDS encoding AIR synthase family protein — protein MADYGKVDADFFDEHIYPRLGADRADVALGPQHGVDFGVLEIGERGVVVATDPISILPQLGFERAGRFALDVVLADVAVSGLPPSFLSINFSLPPEITDEEFATLWAAIDREATDLGTSVVAGHTARYEGCSFPWVGGATALAVGDPDEIVRPDGAQPGDRLVLTTGPAVEAVGLLTTLFGDRMDLPATTLETARKRLDDTDTVRDALAAAAAGPVTAMHDVTEGGLANALCEVAGSAGVRLDVDREAVPMRPGVEPVCEYLDIDPWTATSSGSLLIAVDSENVESVLAALDDRETTAAVVGTVAEGAGAHVDGERIERPAVDSSWGVYADYAAGEKES, from the coding sequence ATGGCCGACTACGGAAAGGTGGACGCCGACTTCTTCGACGAGCACATCTATCCGCGCCTCGGCGCTGATCGGGCAGATGTCGCACTCGGACCGCAGCACGGGGTCGATTTCGGAGTTCTGGAGATCGGTGAACGGGGCGTCGTGGTCGCGACCGATCCGATTTCGATCCTTCCTCAGTTGGGGTTCGAACGGGCCGGCCGGTTCGCGCTCGACGTGGTGCTCGCCGACGTGGCCGTCAGCGGCCTTCCACCCTCGTTTCTCTCGATCAACTTCAGCTTACCCCCGGAGATAACCGACGAGGAGTTCGCGACGCTCTGGGCGGCGATCGACCGCGAAGCCACCGATCTCGGGACGAGCGTCGTGGCGGGACACACGGCGCGGTATGAGGGCTGTTCGTTCCCGTGGGTCGGCGGCGCGACCGCGCTCGCGGTCGGCGATCCCGACGAAATCGTCAGGCCCGACGGCGCGCAACCAGGTGACCGACTCGTGCTCACGACCGGCCCCGCCGTCGAGGCGGTCGGCCTCCTGACGACGCTGTTCGGCGATCGAATGGACCTCCCTGCAACGACACTCGAAACCGCCAGGAAACGACTTGACGACACCGACACCGTTCGGGACGCGCTCGCCGCCGCGGCCGCTGGGCCGGTCACCGCGATGCACGACGTCACGGAAGGCGGGCTTGCCAACGCGCTCTGTGAGGTCGCCGGGAGCGCGGGCGTCCGCCTCGATGTCGACCGCGAGGCAGTGCCAATGAGGCCCGGCGTCGAGCCCGTCTGTGAGTACCTCGACATCGATCCGTGGACGGCGACCAGCTCCGGCTCTCTCCTGATCGCGGTCGATTCGGAAAACGTCGAAAGCGTTCTTGCGGCGCTCGACGATCGGGAGACGACTGCGGCCGTCGTCGGCACCGTTGCCGAGGGAGCCGGCGCGCACGTCGACGGCGAACGGATCGAGCGCCCGGCCGTCGATTCCTCGTGGGGCGTGTACGCCGACTACGCCGCCGGGGAGAAGGAGTCGTAG
- a CDS encoding ATP-dependent DNA helicase, which yields MSGDERRDETAVTGDGTASHAAEGDRESEHDWHGFFGYEEPYANQADAIEAAIDAGEEGGYLVMEGACGTGKTMAALAAAGHLLRNTDRYDNVVVATPVKQQRRQFIQDLRAINADLDEPFAGLALVGKPALCPYERADAFDRGVQDACEDLRETTAGLVAGDDGGEAWWDAGRAAELVDSAKIDADSWRTLDEGLSTAGVDAPYSTGRPAAPEAMTESDREQVFCPFEADWYAREKGSPVSFADGESGVVTTEELLAGAVPAGTCPHRAMGALLEDADVVVGNYNHLFDPRTRVLTDGVVDERTFVIVDEAHRLEGRVRDLLSDRIGSVSLRRARNDVAQLASYARQSRENREAIASQLASWELSTDALAQTREFYDDAIDWLDRRVESHLDEEFDDLDRAAERGDLPERTEIPLRDPAVDEPDDFTEWAAEAGYSEAFCESLHTVGAAVEDVLETVDPDRSCVCGSVGRLMRNWWTNDHAAYFREVTLERTDREHSDKWRRHYTAALECYDCLPAADLRERFADLGGGVLMSATLEPMDVFRECVGLDRLVTDSADGADAPDAPDIPDVPDGVDLQGPKSGDGDGGAANADGEAAGAESASDEHSEVERPITERTYDLTFPAANRASWIVDVPAFTARNRGPPDSESEVRETYAYALREIAQSPGNVLVCMPSYREAAWAAERLAESVAKPVLVDEPSSAETTEALKRDFFADDGKVLVTSTRGTLTEGVDYDGAKLSACAVVGVPLVNVASPRIRAVRRAYGAAFGEDKAFEYALTVPAVRRARQAIGRVIRGPEEVGVRAFLDERYTLDAPRSVHEYLPSEEREEWTTMTPMFLEQLVEEFAEEHPEWGYE from the coding sequence ATGAGCGGCGACGAACGTCGAGACGAGACAGCCGTCACGGGCGATGGGACCGCCAGCCACGCTGCCGAGGGCGATCGTGAGAGCGAACACGACTGGCACGGGTTCTTCGGCTACGAGGAGCCGTACGCGAACCAGGCCGACGCGATCGAGGCCGCGATCGACGCCGGCGAGGAGGGGGGCTACCTCGTCATGGAGGGTGCCTGCGGCACCGGGAAGACGATGGCCGCGCTCGCGGCTGCCGGCCACCTCCTCCGGAACACCGACCGCTACGACAACGTCGTGGTGGCGACGCCGGTCAAACAGCAACGCCGACAGTTCATCCAGGACCTCCGCGCGATCAACGCCGACCTCGACGAGCCGTTTGCGGGACTCGCACTCGTCGGCAAGCCCGCGCTCTGTCCGTACGAGCGCGCGGACGCGTTCGACCGCGGGGTGCAGGACGCCTGCGAGGACCTTCGGGAGACCACCGCGGGGCTCGTCGCGGGCGACGACGGCGGCGAGGCGTGGTGGGACGCCGGCCGCGCGGCCGAACTCGTCGACTCGGCCAAGATCGACGCCGACTCGTGGCGCACGCTCGACGAGGGGCTCTCGACGGCGGGCGTCGACGCACCGTACTCGACGGGCCGGCCAGCAGCCCCCGAGGCGATGACCGAGAGCGACCGCGAGCAGGTGTTCTGCCCGTTCGAGGCGGACTGGTACGCCCGCGAGAAGGGCTCGCCAGTGAGCTTCGCCGACGGTGAGAGCGGCGTCGTCACGACCGAAGAGTTGCTCGCCGGCGCAGTCCCCGCAGGAACCTGCCCCCATCGGGCGATGGGGGCGCTGCTCGAAGATGCGGACGTCGTCGTCGGCAACTACAACCATCTGTTCGACCCCCGGACACGCGTTCTGACCGACGGCGTGGTCGACGAGCGGACGTTCGTGATCGTCGACGAGGCTCACAGGCTAGAAGGGCGGGTTCGGGACCTCCTGAGCGACCGGATCGGTAGCGTGTCGCTCCGGCGCGCGCGAAACGACGTCGCCCAGCTCGCCTCGTACGCGCGCCAGTCGCGAGAGAATCGCGAGGCGATCGCCAGCCAGCTCGCGAGCTGGGAACTCTCGACCGACGCGCTCGCACAGACGAGAGAGTTCTACGACGACGCCATCGACTGGCTCGATCGCCGAGTCGAGTCCCACCTCGACGAGGAGTTCGATGACCTCGACCGGGCGGCCGAACGCGGCGACCTCCCCGAGCGAACCGAGATCCCGCTCCGCGATCCCGCGGTCGACGAGCCCGACGACTTCACCGAGTGGGCGGCCGAGGCGGGCTACTCCGAGGCGTTCTGTGAATCGCTTCATACTGTGGGTGCGGCAGTCGAGGACGTGCTCGAAACGGTCGATCCGGATCGGAGCTGTGTCTGCGGCAGCGTCGGCCGGTTGATGAGAAACTGGTGGACCAACGACCACGCTGCGTACTTTCGGGAGGTGACACTCGAACGCACCGACCGCGAACACAGTGACAAATGGCGACGCCACTACACCGCGGCGCTCGAATGCTACGACTGCCTGCCGGCGGCGGATCTCCGCGAGCGCTTTGCGGACCTCGGTGGTGGAGTGTTGATGAGCGCCACACTCGAACCGATGGACGTCTTTCGGGAGTGTGTCGGGCTCGACCGACTCGTGACCGACTCGGCCGATGGAGCCGACGCCCCGGACGCCCCGGACATCCCGGACGTTCCCGATGGCGTCGATCTCCAGGGTCCGAAATCGGGCGACGGTGACGGCGGGGCGGCGAACGCTGACGGCGAGGCTGCCGGGGCCGAGTCGGCCAGCGACGAACACTCAGAAGTCGAGCGACCGATCACCGAGCGGACGTACGATCTGACCTTCCCCGCCGCAAACCGCGCGAGCTGGATCGTCGACGTGCCGGCGTTCACCGCACGAAATCGCGGCCCGCCCGACTCCGAAAGCGAGGTCCGCGAGACCTACGCCTACGCGCTCCGGGAGATCGCGCAGAGTCCGGGCAACGTGCTCGTCTGCATGCCGAGCTACCGCGAGGCAGCGTGGGCAGCCGAGCGCCTCGCGGAGTCGGTCGCAAAACCCGTCCTCGTCGACGAACCGTCGAGCGCCGAGACCACCGAAGCCCTCAAACGCGATTTCTTCGCCGACGATGGGAAGGTGCTCGTCACCTCGACACGCGGGACGCTGACCGAGGGCGTGGACTACGACGGCGCGAAACTAAGCGCCTGCGCGGTCGTCGGCGTCCCGCTCGTGAACGTCGCCTCGCCGCGGATTCGCGCCGTGCGGCGGGCTTACGGCGCGGCGTTCGGGGAGGACAAGGCCTTCGAGTACGCGCTCACCGTGCCCGCGGTCCGGCGCGCACGCCAGGCCATCGGCCGGGTCATCCGAGGGCCCGAGGAGGTCGGCGTTCGGGCGTTTCTCGACGAGCGCTACACCCTCGATGCGCCACGGTCGGTCCACGAGTATCTCCCGTCCGAGGAGCGTGAGGAGTGGACCACGATGACGCCGATGTTTCTAGAACAGCTAGTAGAAGAATTCGCTGAAGAACATCCAGAGTGGGGATATGAGTGA
- a CDS encoding IS1595 family transposase (programmed frameshift), producing MDEESAQVFLPPRERCFERLRLARFGETVTCVTIFWQHRFGLEEMFYIVKEMRSEPTAQIARDLDRDYEAVLNFVHKVQDVSGDIDEFDLYNVCEADEVYVTANFVHKVQDVSGDIDEFDLYNVCEADEVYVTAGEKGLEDENGSPRSRGLFKKGRGTFGSDKPPVLTLVRRDDGRVRFLVCENLQDADEDIAEYGDGSVILCTDGYTIYDDIEDKEGVDGHLAVTHSETYVIGDAHTNTCENRHSFLRQWLAKFRGVSKHHLQKYLGFLELKLNSPNDWFEKLLCYDVSG from the exons ATGGACGAGGAGTCAGCTCAGGTCTTCCTTCCACCGCGTGAGCGATGCTTCGAGCGTCTCCGTCTCGCCCGCTTCGGCGAGACGGTGACGTGTGTNACGATCTTCTGGCAGCATCGGTTCGGACTCGAAGAGATGTTCTACATCGTCAAGGAGATGCGATCTGAGCCGACCGCTCAGATCGCTCGGGACCTTGACCGAGACTACGAAGCCGTCCTTAACTTCGTCCACAAAGTCCAGGACGTCAGCGGTGATATCGACGAATTCGACCTCTACAACGTGTGTGAAGCCGATGAGGTCTACGTCACGGCNAACTTCGTCCACAAAGTCCAGGACGTCAGCGGTGATATCGACGAATTCGACCTCTACAACGTGTGTGAAGCCGATGAGGTCTACGTCACGGCTGGTGAGAAAGGACTCGAAGACGAGAACGGGAGTCCGCGCTCGCGCGGACTCT TCAAAAAAGGACGCGGAACCTTCGGATCAGACAAACCGCCAGTCCTGACACTCGTCCGTCGGGATGACGGACGAGTTCGGTTTCTGGTCTGTGAGAACCTACAAGATGCTGACGAAGATATCGCCGAGTACGGCGATGGAAGCGTCATCCTCTGCACCGATGGCTACACGATTTACGACGACATCGAGGACAAGGAGGGGGTGGACGGCCATCTGGCCGTCACCCACTCCGAGACCTACGTGATCGGTGACGCTCACACGAACACCTGCGAGAACCGCCATAGCTTCCTCCGCCAGTGGCTGGCGAAGTTCCGAGGTGTCTCGAAACATCACCTCCAGAAATACCTCGGCTTCCTCGAACTGAAGCTCAACTCACCGAACGATTGGTTCGAGAAACTGCTGTGTTACGATGTATCGGGATGA
- a CDS encoding CAP domain-containing protein, with the protein MLRSVAGLLAWVVSVVLRLAFVVVIIGLAAGFAFGGGDLPTSVDELSEDVRGLGDAAADSVGELGGVGGVSGVESGDVAGNASVPQIPDSDASELNGTRVEYLVHQEVNEERVEHNRSKLTFDTELRPVARYHSADMANRSYFAHVGPEGETLGDRYAKFNYQCRVPTSGFKYATGGENILYTYYDAPVRMDDRSVNYDTPEALAQGIVNGWMNSTSHRENLLKPYWRQEAIGVYVQQTDGRTRVYATQNFC; encoded by the coding sequence ATGCTTCGATCGGTCGCCGGGCTGCTCGCGTGGGTGGTCTCGGTCGTGTTGCGGCTCGCGTTCGTGGTCGTCATAATCGGCCTCGCCGCCGGATTCGCGTTCGGTGGGGGCGATCTCCCGACTTCGGTCGACGAGCTGAGCGAGGACGTGCGCGGGCTCGGCGACGCTGCCGCCGACAGTGTCGGCGAACTCGGTGGCGTCGGCGGCGTGAGCGGCGTCGAAAGTGGCGATGTCGCCGGCAACGCGAGCGTCCCACAGATCCCGGATTCGGACGCGAGCGAACTCAACGGAACGCGGGTCGAGTATCTCGTCCATCAGGAGGTCAACGAGGAGCGCGTCGAGCACAACCGTTCGAAACTCACGTTCGACACCGAACTCCGTCCGGTCGCCCGGTACCACAGCGCCGACATGGCGAACCGGAGCTACTTCGCCCACGTCGGTCCGGAGGGCGAGACGCTCGGCGATCGCTACGCGAAATTCAACTACCAGTGTCGCGTCCCCACGAGCGGGTTCAAGTACGCGACCGGCGGCGAGAACATCCTTTACACCTACTACGACGCACCTGTCAGGATGGACGACCGGTCGGTCAACTACGACACGCCCGAGGCGCTCGCCCAGGGGATCGTGAACGGCTGGATGAACTCCACGAGCCATCGGGAGAACCTCCTCAAGCCCTACTGGCGACAGGAGGCGATCGGCGTGTACGTCCAACAGACTGACGGCCGGACCCGGGTGTACGCCACCCAGAACTTCTGTTGA
- a CDS encoding NUDIX domain-containing protein, whose translation MDAAGRSEQWVEDQLGRLTDEYDSSSVHQTSWAVPAERYERIAGVAADERAAAGVRVTNEDSEVLLVQDRRDEWAAPRGRVEPDESLETGAIRNVREATGVECAIEDVERISIVGVGDETDRDRDRSSIYCLVVLFAGSCGPDERVDPAETPVRWRRSRPTDGLDPGVLAI comes from the coding sequence ATGGATGCCGCCGGTCGTTCGGAGCAGTGGGTCGAAGATCAGCTCGGGAGGCTGACCGACGAGTACGACTCGTCGTCGGTCCACCAGACGAGCTGGGCGGTGCCGGCGGAGCGCTACGAGCGGATCGCGGGCGTCGCGGCCGACGAGCGCGCCGCGGCAGGGGTGCGCGTCACGAACGAGGACAGCGAGGTGCTTCTCGTTCAGGATCGGCGCGACGAATGGGCCGCCCCGCGGGGACGAGTCGAGCCCGACGAATCGCTCGAAACCGGAGCCATTCGGAACGTGCGCGAGGCGACCGGCGTCGAGTGTGCGATCGAGGACGTCGAACGGATCTCGATCGTGGGCGTCGGCGACGAGACCGACCGCGACCGCGACCGCTCCTCGATCTACTGCCTCGTGGTGCTGTTCGCCGGCTCGTGTGGCCCCGACGAACGCGTCGATCCCGCCGAGACGCCCGTGCGGTGGCGGCGGAGCCGGCCAACCGACGGCCTCGATCCCGGCGTGCTCGCGATCTGA
- a CDS encoding S9 family peptidase, with translation MLSDIERYLNVRSASTGSFAPSGDLAFLLDTTGTPQIWTLPESGGWPDQRTFADERVTFGSFSPTRDELIFGRDEGGNERVQLSRLDPDGSVTPLTDRPAAKHRWGGWSHDGDRFAFTANRRDESVFDVYTQARDATGDNAELVHEGDGWLTVAGFGPDDDRLVVSEAHSSFDQDLSVLDLDTGALEHVTPHEDDVRFMGVEWGPDGDALYCLTDRDSDTLSLARLDLSSLEIEPIVDDPEWNVDRFVLDGDTGRLVYGRNVDGYTDLTVGRLTDETTIETFPTPDLPDGLAGAIEFDDDAERFAITVTGPCENANVHVVDIASGESDRWTHASTAGLAEDRFHDSELVQFESFDGREIPAFFSLPTDPAAGDTPVVVDIHGGPESQRRPRFSPVTQYLLDQGYAVFEPNVRGSSGYGTAYTHLDDVEKRMDSVADIEAGVEWLAELSPVDPNRIAVMGGSYGGFMTLAALTEYPDLFAAGVDIVGIANFVTFLENTGSWRRELREAEYGSLEEDRDLLESISPIHRADRIDAPLFVLHGENDPRVPVGEAEQIAERVREQGVPVEKLLFEDEGHGISKRENRIEAYTAIAGFLDEHV, from the coding sequence GTGCTCTCTGACATCGAGCGCTACCTCAACGTCCGCAGCGCATCGACCGGGTCGTTCGCGCCCTCGGGTGACCTCGCTTTCCTGCTCGACACCACCGGCACGCCCCAGATCTGGACCCTTCCCGAATCCGGCGGCTGGCCCGACCAGCGAACGTTCGCCGACGAGCGCGTCACCTTTGGGTCGTTTTCGCCGACACGCGACGAACTGATCTTCGGGCGGGACGAGGGCGGTAACGAGCGCGTCCAGCTCTCTCGACTCGATCCCGACGGCTCGGTGACGCCGCTCACCGACCGTCCCGCAGCCAAACACCGATGGGGCGGCTGGAGCCACGACGGCGACCGGTTTGCGTTCACCGCCAACCGGCGCGACGAGTCGGTGTTCGACGTCTACACCCAGGCACGCGACGCGACGGGCGACAACGCCGAACTCGTCCACGAGGGCGACGGCTGGCTCACCGTCGCCGGCTTCGGCCCCGACGACGATCGCCTCGTCGTGAGCGAGGCGCATTCGAGCTTCGATCAGGACCTCTCCGTACTCGATCTCGATACTGGAGCACTCGAACACGTCACGCCCCACGAGGACGACGTGCGCTTCATGGGTGTCGAATGGGGGCCCGACGGCGACGCGCTCTACTGCCTGACCGACCGCGACAGCGACACCCTCTCGCTCGCACGGCTCGATCTCAGTAGCCTGGAAATCGAACCGATCGTCGACGATCCGGAGTGGAACGTCGATCGATTCGTGCTCGACGGAGACACCGGCCGGCTGGTCTACGGGCGCAACGTCGACGGTTATACCGATCTCACGGTCGGGCGACTCACGGACGAGACGACGATCGAGACGTTTCCGACGCCCGATCTCCCCGACGGCCTCGCGGGCGCGATCGAGTTCGACGACGACGCCGAGCGCTTCGCGATCACGGTGACGGGTCCGTGCGAGAACGCGAACGTCCACGTCGTCGACATCGCGTCCGGCGAAAGCGACCGCTGGACGCACGCCTCGACCGCCGGCCTCGCCGAGGATCGGTTTCACGACTCGGAGCTCGTGCAGTTCGAGAGCTTCGACGGCCGGGAGATTCCGGCGTTTTTCTCGCTGCCCACCGATCCCGCTGCGGGCGACACACCGGTCGTCGTCGACATCCACGGCGGCCCCGAGAGCCAGCGCCGGCCACGATTCAGCCCCGTCACCCAGTACCTCCTCGATCAGGGGTACGCGGTCTTCGAGCCGAACGTCCGGGGCTCGTCGGGCTACGGGACGGCGTACACCCACCTCGACGACGTCGAAAAGCGGATGGACTCGGTCGCCGACATCGAGGCGGGCGTCGAGTGGCTCGCCGAGCTCTCACCCGTGGACCCCAACCGGATCGCAGTGATGGGTGGCTCCTACGGCGGGTTCATGACGCTCGCGGCGCTCACCGAGTATCCCGATCTGTTCGCCGCCGGGGTCGACATCGTGGGGATCGCGAACTTCGTCACCTTCCTCGAAAACACCGGTTCGTGGCGGCGCGAACTCCGTGAGGCCGAGTACGGGTCGCTGGAGGAGGACCGCGATCTCCTCGAATCCATCAGCCCGATCCACCGCGCCGACCGGATCGACGCGCCGCTGTTCGTGCTCCACGGCGAGAACGACCCGCGCGTTCCGGTCGGCGAGGCAGAACAGATCGCCGAGCGCGTCCGCGAGCAGGGTGTACCCGTCGAGAAACTCCTCTTCGAAGACGAGGGCCACGGAATCTCGAAGCGCGAGAATCGGATCGAGGCCTACACCGCCATCGCGGGATTCCTCGACGAGCACGTCTGA